Genomic window (Pradoshia sp. D12):
ACCCTTTGAACCTGTACAGTTAATACTGACGTAGGGAGCGATAACATCACTTTGTTGATGCGAGACCCTTTTTTAGTATAGGAAATACCTGGTGCAGATGGAGTGGCTGTTGTTTCTGCTATTGCTTTAAGTGATTATCCACTTCAAGCGGTCGAATCGTTTAAGCAGCAGTTTGTATGTTAAGTATCATGAAATGAATTAGGGTTTATGGGAAGGATAAAAGTGAAAGAGTGAGAATCTCTTCCGCTATTATTCTTGATAGGAGGCATAACAAACATGCGTGAATATGACCTAGTCCAATTAAATGAAGAACAGGTAAGGCAATTAAATGAGTACCAGGAAAAACTCAGCGAGCAATTAGGCCAAGATATTATTCTGATTGCTTATCATGATGAGGAGGAAAGCATTTAATTCCTGTAAAAAGGCGATCAGCTATATAGCAATGAATCGCCTTTTTACATATTAGAAAAAAGATTTGGTGAATTGATCAAGAATATAGGAAGATTATAGATAGATGGTTTACAGTTAATATAGGTATTTATGAATCCTAAAACCATGCACAGAAGAGAAGGATAGAAGAAGGGATAGAGAAGAGTGATAGGGAATATTCGCATATGTACGGAAATTACCGAAAAACACTGGCGGTTGTTAATGGAGGCAGATCCTTCAAGACAGCAAATCGAAAAATATAGCGATACAGGCTATACCTTTGAACTTCTTAGTGATGATGATATAGCAGGAATTATTATTGTAACTCCAAAAACAACGGAACGAGTAGAAATTATGAATCTATCCGTAGATGAAAAATGGCGGGGCAGAGGATATGCGAAGGCACTGATTGAGTATGCTTGTTCGTTTTCAGCTGCCAAAGGGTATCGCATCGCAGAAATAGGTACTGGAAATTCCAGTATCTATCAACTTGCACTCTATCAAAAGGTTGGTTTTAGAATTATGGGTATCGATCATGATTATTTTAGTAGGAATTATCCTGAGCCAATCTATGAAAATGGTATGTTATGCCGGGACATGATTCGTTTAGAAAGAAAACTTCAATTAAATAAGTAGTAGGTAGTAGCGCATATCATTTTGGGAAGTGATTTCATATTTGCAGTTTATCTATAAAATGAAGAATTAGAGACTGGGCATATGAATGTGACGGCCAGTCTCCATAAAAGATGTATATTATTTAGCCGAAGCTAAGACCCTACTAAATTTCTCTTTCCAGCTTTCTGATAAAGCATCGACGGAAAGGATACTTTGGATGGCCTCTCTATTGCTGGAGTCATGATGCATAATTTGATTGGCATATGCAATCGTAATGCTCTGTGGGGCTCGATCGATAATTTCAATGACAGAACCTTTAGTAAGGATACCCTCCTCCAAAACTCGTAAATAATAGCCCGAATAGCCACTTGCTCTAATCCAAAAAGGTAATTGGTCTATATTATGCCGAGCGGCAATTTTATAACAGGGTTCCCGTGGTTGGGTAACTTGAAATAGGCAGCCATCTGCCTTAAGAATGTCGCCAATCCTAACCTTATCCTCCGTTAATCCAAATATAGTTAAATTTTCTCCAAAATCCCCTGCTTTAAATAATTGTCCGATTTTCTCTGACCAGTAAGGGTAATGTTCTGAGGGATATACACATATTGCTTTATCAGGACCTCCGTGATGATTAAGGTCACTTTGTTTATCACCTTCTAAGTTGGTCTTTGAAACATGTATGGGATGGTGGACTTCATCTTTATAGATAGCAGATTGTACAATTTTACTCTTATAATGCAGAGATGCAGGTTTTCCTACACGTATTGACTCGATTGTTCCGCTGATCAAGCTAATCCCCTCTCTCATCTTTATTTCTTTGGCTCTGTTAAATTTTAATGTTGATTTTTTCAATAAAGTTAGGGAAACTCACTCGAATAAAAGTTTCCCTATGTTTTCAAATGTTTAAAATCTATTCTTTTATTGCATTGGCTCCAATTTTCCATTTCATAAAAAGATTTATGTCGTGTATAGCGTCAATTATTCTCCAATTGTATTCTTGATTATCTCGGAGTTCTTTCAACACTATTGGTTTAACTATATGTTTTTCCAACATACCTTTTGTTCTTGCGATGTAGGCAAAACCTAAAATCGCATTCGCCCTTATTAGAGGATTCTCGTGTTCAGATAACTTGGCACATAAATCCTGTGCATACTTCCAATTTATATGATACTCTCCGACAGAAAGAGGAAGAGGAATAAGTTCATAGATTCTGTTCCTATCTAAAATTTCATTTAATTGTTGGTTTGATAAATCCTCAAGCGGTTTGTAAACCTTTTTTTCAGTCAAAGAATCGTCACCTGATTTCGTAAGTTATATGGTTATTTCACGCTAAATTTGGCTAACCGTAAACTGTCATATGTGTCCGTCATTTCAAATACAAATGAAGTTAATAAAAATTCTTTAATATGCTGTTTAGTGCTTTCGTTGCTACGACTATCGACAAACAAAAACCAGGAAAGGTAATTATCCAGATACTTTGTAGCCACACCTTTAAAGCGGCCTATCCACTGTTTTAGACGAGAATGAAGACCGTTGACATTTTGGATGTGATACAAACCCTTGATAACGTGTTTGCCACCGTCTGATTTAATACGGTAATGCTCTAAACCTTTTTCTTTCGCATAGGTTTTGTAAGCCCTCCAAGCATCGGTTACAATCACGTTGTCTTTGGAAAGTTTAGAACCAATTAAGGCATCGACTTTCAGTTTTATAATACGCCCCATACAAGCAACTTTGGAGACCGTTGCTTTTGTTCGGTCTCTGGCAACGAGGACACAAACCTGTTCGTGGCTGATTCCTCTCTGCTTGGATTTCCCGCCACGTTTGCGTGGTTTGCGTTCAATAATGCTACGTTGTCCTTTTTGAGAGTATAGGAAATAGGTCTCGTCCATTTCAACGATTCCCTCAAAGTGGTCAAAATCCATTTGTTTTAAGGCGTTTAATAGTTTGTGTCTCCAATAAAAAAGAGTAACCCAAGTGACCCCTACGATTTCAGCAGATTTTCGCAGAGAATAGCCTTTGAACATACAATCAACAAATGTAATCCATTCGTTAGCCTTTCGAGTGCGGTACAAGACGGTGTTGGTTGTGTCAGTAAAGGTTTTGCTACAACATTTACATTGATACCGTTGCCGTCCCTTATATTTTCCGAACCGAACAACGTGTTCCGATGAACAATGAGGACACTCGAATCCTTCCTTGAAGCGAGTTTCCCTCATTTCATCAATTAATCGACCACCAGCAGAGGAAGAAGGGTCAACATAGCGTTTAACCCATTGATAGACTTGTTCTTTTTGGGTGTGTGGTAATTTGTCAATATACTTTAACAAGTTGCTAAACGCTTTGCCCACCTTGACAACCTCCCCGAATATTCGTTCTTATATTGATTATATCAAGGATTCGGACAGGTATCAAAAATCAACATTTACATTTAACAGAGCCATTTCTTTAATAATAGCAAAAATAAAGACAGTCTATTCCGCATAGACGCAACTTATTACAAAATTAAAAATAGTGCCATACCCTTAGGGAAAAGTATACCTGGCAAACTAATAATAAGGAAATTCCATTATTTGTTTTTCAATGAAGAGAATGGTAGGATAGCTATGTGAACATGCTAATGTTTAGTAGAGATAGATTGAGATGGGAGAGAATAATATGTTTTCAAATATTGGAGTACCTGGGCTTATTCTTATATTAGTTCTCGCATTAATGATATTTGGGCCATCAAAGCTTCCTGAAATAGGAAGGGCATTTGGGAAAACATTAAAAGAGTTTAAAAATGCTACAAAAGATATAATAGAAGATGATGATGAAGTTAAAAAGAACAATAAGGTCAATATTGAGAAAACGCCAAATCCTTAATGTTTCATAAAAATTAAAAAGTACTATGATAAACCACCCTTTATTTTGCAGGCAGGGGTGGTTTTTAGTTTCTTCCTAGAGTAGTGCCCAAAGATGCAGCAATATATAGAGTACACGGTAATGAGGATATAGTAGTAAAAGACAATCTTTTTATATAACTATGTATAAAGGAAACTCCATTTTGAATCTTTTTTCAAAATGTTTTTATTTTTTTTGTTAAATGAATAGCTTTTAAAGCGACGAATAAATAATTAGGTCATTATTTAACCTGTCTGGCAGTGAATAACAGCATTTGTAGACTATAAAATGAAAGGTAAGGGGTAATTGTTTGAAAAATTTATGGAAAAGTAATCAAGGTCATAATACTACCTTTGACATAGTTTAATGATGATGAAGTTATATATTTTGAACTATATACATTAGGCAGATGACTATTTTTCTGAAAATAAATAAAAATACATTTGATTTTATAAATATACATACTATAATAGATAGATATTACAGAATATACAATCAATGGATGGGGTGGAAACATGAATGTATCTGTTGTAGGGGCTACAGGATATAGTGGAATGGAATTAATACGTTTACTTTCGAGTCATCCAACATTCCATTTAACGGCTGTATATTCATCTTCGAGTGCAGGTAATCGACTTGATCATGAAAATAGACAGCATTTTGGACTGATTCCCCATGTTTTAAGTGAAGTGGATCCAGGGCTAATTGCTAAACAAAGTGAACTTGTATTTTTGGCAATGCCCAGTGGCGTATCAAAGGAACTTGTTCCGGAACTGTATAAGAAAGGCTTGAAAATTATAGATTTATCCGGAGATCATAGGTTGAAAAGCGGAGAATTATATGAAAAGTGGTATAAAGGATCACCGCCATCAAACGATTTATTACAAAATAGTGTGTATGGACTATCTGAATGGAATCGGGCAGCAATCCGTGAGAGCCGTTTAATCGCAAATCCTGGCTGTTACCCGACAGCTACTTTGTTAGGATTGGTTCCGCTTTTATCAAATGAATTAATTGAATCATCTGACATTATTATTGATGCTAAATCAGGTGTTTCAGGAGCAGGTAAAAAGAGTAATGATTCGAAACATTATGCCCATGTAAATGATAACCTATCAATCTATAAAGTACATCAACATCAGCATATACCTGAAATAGAGCAACAATTATCAGAATGGGACTCTGAGCTGGCGCCTATTATGTTTACTACTCATCTCATTCCTATGACACGTGGAATAATGGTGACGATGCATGCAAAGGTAAAGCCTGAAGTAACAGCTGAACATATTCATAATGCTTTTCTAACAGCTTACCAAAATGAATTCTTTATTCGTTATAGGGGTGAAAATAGCTTTTCATCGACAAAGGAAGTGTATGGCTCCAATTTTTGCGATATAGGTTTCAGAATGGATGAGAGGACAGGAAGAGTCACCGTCGTTTCTGTAATTGATAATCTCGTCAAAGGAGCAGCAGGCCAAGCGATTCACAACGCAAATATTATGATGGGACTTGAAGAAACAGAAGGTTTACGTTTTTATCCAGTCTATCCTTAAGGAACAAAGGGAGTGGAGATAATCTATGAAGGTGCTAATGAATGGGGACATTAAGGCAGTAAAAGGAGGTATTCTTATACCAAAAGGGTATCAGGCAGAAGGAATCCACGCAGGCTTACGCTACGCGCGTAATGATCTAGCTATTTTATATTCGACTGTTCCAGCGAATGCAGCAGCCGTATATACGTTAAACACTTACCAGGCAGCTCCAATCCTTGTTACTAAGGAAAGTTTGAAAATAGATGGAAAACTGCAGGCAGTCGTAGTAAATAGTGCGTGCGCTAACGCTTGTACCGGAGAACGTGGATTGAAGGATGCCTATTGTATGCGATCACATGTAGCGGATAAATTACACATACCTCCGTCCTACGTGGCGGTTGCTTCTACTGGAGTGATTGGTGAATTTTTAGAGATTGATAAGATATGCACTGGAATTGAAAATATTCATTTGACAGATCAGGAGGCGGGAGCTGAACATTTTGAAGAGGCTATTCTGACAACGGATACAAAGACCAAGAGCTGTGCTTTTCAAACTATAATCGATGGGGTTGTCGTTTCAATGGGAGGAGCGGCAAAGGGATCTGGCATGATTCATCCTAATATGGCAACGATGCTTGGGTTTATTACAACGGATGCAAATGTGGAACAGAGTTCCTTGCAAAGAGCATTAAGAACTGTGACAAATGTTTCGTTTAATCAAATTACAGTCGATGGAGATACTTCAACCAATGATATGGTTGTTGTTATGGCAAATGGAATGGCAGAAAATCAAATGCTCTCTGAAAAGCATCCGGAGTGGAATCGCTTTGTATATTTATTAAAAGAGGTTTCCGAATCGTTGGCAAAACAAATCGCGCGTGATGGTGAAGGTGCCACCAAGCTGGTTGAAGTGGTTGTAAAAGGAGCAGAAACAGACCAAGAGGCTCAAGCACTTGCAAAAACAGTCATAGGATCAAATTTAGTGAAAACAGCTGTTTATGGGGCCGATGCCAATTGGGGCAGGATTGTCGGAGCGATGGGGAGAAGCAATATCCCTTTTAATCAGGACCGGGTAAGCATTTTTTTCGGACCGGTGGAGGTTCTCCATTTTGGTGCACCCATTATTTTTGATGAGGAAAAAGCTCGTGATTATTTACTAGGCAATGAAGTCCAAATCAGAATCGAATTGACAGATGGACTCGGCACCGGAACTGCATGGGGATGCGACCTTACGTATGATTATGTAAAAATTAATGCAAGCTATCGAACTTAAGGGGAGATGTTTGGATGAAGATAATTGTTGTCAAATGCGGGGGAAGCATTATTGATCAATTAACCGATCATTTTTTCAATAGTTTAAGGGAACTGGAGGATAAAGGATATTCCTTTGTATTCGTCCATGGGGGCGGACCAGATATAAATGATATGCTCGCTAAATTTGAGATCCCTGTTCAGTTTGAAAAGGGTTTAAGAAAAACATCTGTCAAGGTCCTTGAGATAGCAGAGCTTGTCCTTGCTGGGAAGACGAATAGGCAGCTTGTGCATAAATTACAATCAAAAGGGTTTCAAACAATCGGAATAAATGGGTCGGACGGATTCATATTAGAGGCGGAGTATATTAATAAAGCAGAGCTTGGTGAGGTAGGAATGATTAAAAAGGTAAACAGCCATCTTTTAGAGAGTCTGTTATCGAATGGGGTCTATCCCGTACTCACCCCGATTTCCATGTCAAAAGAAGGACGAAAGCTTAATGTAAATGCAGATTCCGCTGCTGGTGCTGTTGCGGCAGCCCTAAGAGCTGAAATGTGCATTTTTATAACGGATGTCAATGGAATAAGGAATGGTACAAAAACCATTGAGCATATAACAGAATCAGAAATCACCCAAATGATTGATCAGGGAACGATATATGGTGGGATGATTCCAAAAGTGCAGGCTGCTTTATCTGCTAAAAAGCAAGGTGCGTCAACAATATTAATTACAAGCGGTGTATCCAGATTCTTTGCTGATGAAAAATGGCAGGGTACATTCCTTGGAGCTGAGGAGAGGGTGATGTGATGTCTGCGCTATTACCGGTCTACAAAAAATGGGATATCACACCAATAAAAGCGGATGGCTCATGGATTGAAGCAGAGGGCGGAAAGAAATATCTTGATTTTACATCCGGTATTGGTGTGGTTAATCTCGGGCATAAAAATGATGAAGTCAAAAAATCTGTCGAGGCACAAATGGAACTGTTCTGGCATACGTCCAATTTGTTTCAGCTTCCCATCCAGGAAGAAGTGGCATTAAAGCTGAACGAGCTTACCGGATTGGATGGTGTTTTCTTTTGCAATAGCGGTGCAGAAGCAAATGAAGCGGCACTAAAGCTGGCCAGAAGAGCAACTGGAAAAACGAAAATTATTACATTCCAACAATCTTTTCACGGTCGTACATTTGGAGCAATGGCTGCTACTGGACAAAGTAGTATCCATGATGGATTTGGCCCATTACTGGAAGGCTTTGTTTATGTTCCATTTAATGATATTGATGCAGTCCATAAGGCTATAGATGAAGATGTGGCGGCTATTATGGTAGAGATCATTCAAGGTGAAGGCGGGATTATTCTTATTGATGAGGGCTTTTTAAAGAGTATTAACCAACTATGCAATGAGAACAATATATTGCTGATTATTGATGAAGTTCAAACGGGAAATGGGAGAACAGGCTATCCTTATGCTTATTTAAAGTATAAGGGAATCAAACCGGATATTGTGACCACAGCTAAGGGTCTTGCTAATGGTCTGCCCATAGGTGCGATGGTAGCCAAAAAAGAGCTGAAAGAATCATTCGGCAAAGGTGTTCATGGTTCTACCTTTGGCGGAAATCCAGTATCATTGGCGGCAAGCAAAGTGGTGTTGAATCAAATAAGCAATCCTCAATTTTTAGCAGAAATCAGAGATAAAGCTGAGTGGTTTATTAGTGAACTGAAGATAGCAGCCGAGGATATCCCGGTTATAAAAGAGATCAGGGGAGAGGGCCTGATGATCGGGATTGAATTAAAGGAAGAAGTAGCTCCCTATATTAAACAAATAATTGAACATCAATTATTTGTCTTACCAGCCGGCTCGCATGTGATTCGTTTGCTTCCTCCGTTGACTGTTTCACGAGATGAGCTTTTATTAGCTTTAGCCATTTTAAAGGAAGTATGCAAAACCAATCTAACAATGACGAAGGCCTAAGTTATCTGATGCCTCGTTCGTATAGTCTATAAATTTCAAGTGAGAGGAAAGGCAGATATGAAACTACTGTATGGAACTAAACGAATAATCAGTCAAAAAGATTTTTTATCCATGGAAGCCATTACGGCGCAGCAATTGAATGAATTATTGGAGCTCGCAATGGATTTAAAAGAAAGGCTAAATAAAGGATATTTGGATACCCCATTAAAGGGGAAAATATTGGGGATGATCTTTGAAAAAAATTCAACAAGGACACGGGTTTCTTTCGAAGCAGGCATGCTTCAGCTAGGGGGTCATGCCATTTTCTTAAGTAGAAATGACACGCAGCTTGGCAGAGGTGAACCGATTTCAGACACAGCACAAGTGTTATCAGAATATGTGGATGCAATCATGATACGTACTACTGGCCATGATAGAGCGGAAACATTGGCAACAAGCTCCAGTGTGCCGGTTATTAACGGATTGACTGACCTTGAGCATCCATGCCAGGCATTGGCTGACTTGTTAACTATTAAGGAAGAGAAAGGAACTCTCCAGGGAATCAAGCTCGCTTATATCGGTGATGGGAATAATGTTGCCAATTCTTTGATGATGGCTGCTGTTAAATCGGGTATGCAAATTGCGATTGCAACGCCTCCTGGTTATGAACCAGATCCTCTTTTGGTCGAGAAAGCTATGACTGAAGCAATAATCAATGGAGGGAAAATAGAACTGTTTCACGATCCAGAGGCTGCTGTTAAGGAAGCTGATGTTATTTATTGTGATGTTTGGACCAGCATGGGCCAAGAAAAAGAAAATGAAAAAAGGCTGGAAGATTTTAAAAAATTTCAGGTAAATGAGCAATTGGCTGCTGGCGCCAAACTCGATTATTTATTTATGCACTGCTTACCAGCACATCGCGGTGAAGAGGTGACATCTTCCATTATTGACTCATCTAATTCCATTGTCATTAAACAGGCGGGAAATCGTTTACATGCTCAAAAAGCACTTTTGGTTGATTTAATGGTCAAACCTAACTAATAGTTGAACAATAATTGGGGATTCTAGAACAAAAGGAGGGATTTTTTTGGGACAGAATCGTCATTTTAAACATGGACAAAAGGCACCAAATAATGGTGAATATATCGAAATAGGGGAGACTGGCAGCAATGTCGTTAACCCAAAGAAGATTAAGCTGAAAGCAGGAGAGTATTTTCCTGAGACAACCAATGATGATCGTCATTGGACATATGTATCAAAAAAGGGCCGCTAATTAGCGGCCCTTTTTTGAAAATGAATTAATGTCCGGATTCCTGTACCGGATCATTTGGTATTACAGCTGAAACCACTAAAATTAATAGGGTAATGACCACACTAAGAATGGAAGCTGTATTGAAATCGTATTTACCGCCTTCAACCATTGAGCTTGTTACATAAATCACCATATGTGTTAATGCAAATGTCCATATAAATGTCAAAATATATTTCAATTTTCTCACCCCGTTCATCTACAATCCGTTATTATTTTATCATACCATACGTAACACTGGAAACAATTTAAATTATTTAGGTAAATATGGTTTGTACTTTATTACTTTGGGTTTTATCATAACATAGCCCAAAATGCAATTGATTATGAATACAAGTTAAAAAATAAATGGTTATTCTAAGCAATCAGAGAGATAAATAGCCCGGACAAATTGATTTATAGTGACATACATTAACATGGACTAAGGTTATTTGAGGGGAAAGCTATGATAAATCACAAAACGTTTCAACTGAATAAAGAATGGACAACCATTTTTTACCCGGAACAACCGAGTGGCTTTGCCATTATGTTACTCGGTGGAGATAAGCATTATATAAATGAAAAAGCTAATTTTTGGCTGGATCATCCAGGCAAAAAACAAATGCTTGAGTATCTGTTGAAGAGAGGGTATACGGTTTTTAGCTCTTATTTATCCGGTGCGCATTGGGGTAATGCTGAAGCTGCAGATTTAGCTATGGAAATGTATGCATTTTTTATCCGCAAGGAAATCGTAAACGAAAGAATTCATATCATAGCGGAAGGAACTGGCGCGTTGGTGTTAGATACAATTTGTCATAAATTAAAAGAAAAAGTACGATCTGTTGTATTACTAAATCCCATATTATCCGTAAAACAGAGCTATGAAAAAGAAGAAATAAATAAATTTTTCTTTAAGAAAATGAAAAAAGAATTGTACCAAGCCTACCATTTGGATGATCATACATTTAAAGAATGGATGGAGAAGAAGCCGGATACGACATTAGGAAAAGATATGCCGGTCTTAATCGTGCACGTCCTCGATAGGCTGGAAAGCAACCTGCCGGTTAAATATAGCTCATTCATTAACAATCATCCTTCATCAGAAATTAAGTATATTACACCGGAAAAAAGATATATTATTCCTTATCAAATCAATTCCTTTTTTAAAAACCATGAAAAAGATTTATAAATCTGAATAACCCTCGGGTTGGTTTAATACATTTATATAAACCGACAGGGGGTTTTTATATGCCTGAACATATTGTTCTGTCTCCGTATTCCTTTGTTGGATTTGAGATATGCAATAGGTTAATGGAAGAGGGTGTAGAGGTTATTGGGGTGGATCTACCTGTTTTGGTCGATCCAAAAGAAAAGGAAGAAAAAGAATTATTTTTAGGTAGAAATTCAAATTTCAAAGTAAAGAAACATGATCAGGTTATTAATGAAATAAAGGATGGCTATTTTTTTTATATTACTGATATGGATAATGAGTGTGAAAAATGGCTTGAATATGTAGAAAAAATCCCTAAAAAAATTGAGGATACGTTTATTTATGTAGGTATGGATAAAGAGGGATTGGTTAACAAGGATATTCCTAATCGAGTGGATACCACTATCATATTGCCAACCGTATACGGTCCATGGCAGCCGGAAAATACCGTCTTTTACAATTGTCTTAGTCAATCTCAATTTCCTTTTGAGCTATATGATTTAGAAAACAAAAGAGATGCTATCTATATAAGCGATGCCATTACAGCTATTTTTGAAATATCAAAATTTGAGCATGGAATCTACCAGGTTCAATCTGATATAAAAGAACATTGGCACCTTTTATTAAAAGAGCTTGGTTATCGGATTATCGCAGAAACTGGTGAAAAGCGAAATCCTGACCTTCAAAAGCTGAACATTAGGGAATATTTAGCGGTAACAAAAATATCCCCGCATGTGGGGATCAATTTAGTTAAGCAGCATATAAGGATTAGGAACCTCATGAGCTATTAGAATACTTTTTATATAATCGCCCCTTTCTATCATTATTAAGGGGTTTTTACAATTATTTGGAAAGGCGGTGGTTAACATGAAGAGGAAGCTTGAATATATGGCAATGGGCATGAAACACTATTCAGAAATCAAAAAGAAATTAAGTGAAGCGGGCTTAGATATAGATCGTCAACAATTACAGCCATTTATGGACATTTTCTTTACGGTTATGGATGAGGCTTATGAAAAAGGATATAAAGATGGTCGTTTAAAAAAAGGTGAGTGAAAGTCCTTCACTTGATTAAATTTGTAAATTTACTTATAAGGGATGGAATCTTTTTGAAATAAGGACTCAATTCGCTGATAGTGGACATTAGAACATCAGATTGTTCCATCAGTCTAGTGAAATCAATATTGGATGCTTGCTGTTCTTCAGGGGGAGGATCTTCCTTCGCCTGATTTTTCGTATGACGATCACCAAACATAAATCGATTAAAAGCCTCCTGATTGTCTGACCTGTTTCTATGATCATTGTTCAAGACATTCACCTCGTTTTTCACATATTCTTACTAATTAATGTATGTTGATATTGCTGGCTTGTATGGACATTCATTCATCTTTTTCGGAAAATTTGTTGCAATAAGGATTGATTTCTTTTAGAATTAGTACCAAGTCATAATATCAAATAATATAATCAGATGAATATAGCAAGAGGGGTGTAAGGATGAATGCTGGCATAATCGGAATTGGCAAATATCTTCCTGAAAACGTGGTAACAAACTTTGATTTGGAAAAAAAGATTGATACGTCAGATGAATGGATCCGAACACGCACTGGAATAGAAGAAAGAAGAATTGCCGATGATACCGTTGATTCTTCACATATGGCCTACGAGGCAGCAGTCAGGGCGATGGAGAATGCTGGAGTGACTGCTGAGGAAATTGAATTAATTCTAGTGGCAACTGTCACACCGGACCAATCCTTTCCTACAGTTTCCTGTATGATTCAAGAAAGATTGGGCGCAGTTAATGCAGCAGCTATGGATATTAGTGCAGCCTGTGCAGGATTTACCTATGGAATTGTAACTGCAAGTCAATTTATTAGGACAGGCAGCTATCGCACAATCTTGGTAGTAGGTGTGGAAAAGCTTTCAAAAATTACGGATTGGAATGACCGTAATACGGCTGTACTATTCGGAGACGGAGCAGGAGCAGCAGTATTGGGTCCTGTCAGTGATGGAAAGGGCATTCTATCTTTCGAGCTTGGAGCGGACGGTTCTGGTGGCATTCATTTAGAGAAAAAGCAAGATTATCTCACGATGAATGGCCGGGAAGTGTATAAGTTTGCAGTTAGACAAATGGGTGAATCATCCATCAATGTTTTAAATAAAGCAGGTTTGACAAAAGAGGATGTAGACTTTTTAATTCCGCATCAAGCAAATATACGAATTATGGAAGCTGCGAGACAAAGATTGGAGCTTCCAATTGAAAAGATGTCCAAAACGATTCATAAATATGGCAACACATCGTCATCTACTATTCCGATTGCGCTTGCTGAAGAAGTGGAAGCAGGAAAAATAAAAGACGGTGATTTGCTAGTATTAGTTGGTTTTGGAGCCGGTTTAACATGGGGAGCAGTTGCGATGCGATGGGGCAAATAAGAAAAGCCGAGATTAACTCAAGGAGAGATTGTAATGGAGAGTAAACGTGTAGTTGTGACAGGTATGGGGACCATATCACCTTTAGGCAATACTATCCGGGAGAACTGG
Coding sequences:
- the argC gene encoding N-acetyl-gamma-glutamyl-phosphate reductase, with translation MNVSVVGATGYSGMELIRLLSSHPTFHLTAVYSSSSAGNRLDHENRQHFGLIPHVLSEVDPGLIAKQSELVFLAMPSGVSKELVPELYKKGLKIIDLSGDHRLKSGELYEKWYKGSPPSNDLLQNSVYGLSEWNRAAIRESRLIANPGCYPTATLLGLVPLLSNELIESSDIIIDAKSGVSGAGKKSNDSKHYAHVNDNLSIYKVHQHQHIPEIEQQLSEWDSELAPIMFTTHLIPMTRGIMVTMHAKVKPEVTAEHIHNAFLTAYQNEFFIRYRGENSFSSTKEVYGSNFCDIGFRMDERTGRVTVVSVIDNLVKGAAGQAIHNANIMMGLEETEGLRFYPVYP
- a CDS encoding MOSC domain-containing protein, whose amino-acid sequence is MISGTIESIRVGKPASLHYKSKIVQSAIYKDEVHHPIHVSKTNLEGDKQSDLNHHGGPDKAICVYPSEHYPYWSEKIGQLFKAGDFGENLTIFGLTEDKVRIGDILKADGCLFQVTQPREPCYKIAARHNIDQLPFWIRASGYSGYYLRVLEEGILTKGSVIEIIDRAPQSITIAYANQIMHHDSSNREAIQSILSVDALSESWKEKFSRVLASAK
- a CDS encoding twin-arginine translocase TatA/TatE family subunit, which codes for MFSNIGVPGLILILVLALMIFGPSKLPEIGRAFGKTLKEFKNATKDIIEDDDEVKKNNKVNIEKTPNP
- the argJ gene encoding bifunctional ornithine acetyltransferase/N-acetylglutamate synthase; its protein translation is MKVLMNGDIKAVKGGILIPKGYQAEGIHAGLRYARNDLAILYSTVPANAAAVYTLNTYQAAPILVTKESLKIDGKLQAVVVNSACANACTGERGLKDAYCMRSHVADKLHIPPSYVAVASTGVIGEFLEIDKICTGIENIHLTDQEAGAEHFEEAILTTDTKTKSCAFQTIIDGVVVSMGGAAKGSGMIHPNMATMLGFITTDANVEQSSLQRALRTVTNVSFNQITVDGDTSTNDMVVVMANGMAENQMLSEKHPEWNRFVYLLKEVSESLAKQIARDGEGATKLVEVVVKGAETDQEAQALAKTVIGSNLVKTAVYGADANWGRIVGAMGRSNIPFNQDRVSIFFGPVEVLHFGAPIIFDEEKARDYLLGNEVQIRIELTDGLGTGTAWGCDLTYDYVKINASYRT
- the argB gene encoding acetylglutamate kinase, giving the protein MKIIVVKCGGSIIDQLTDHFFNSLRELEDKGYSFVFVHGGGPDINDMLAKFEIPVQFEKGLRKTSVKVLEIAELVLAGKTNRQLVHKLQSKGFQTIGINGSDGFILEAEYINKAELGEVGMIKKVNSHLLESLLSNGVYPVLTPISMSKEGRKLNVNADSAAGAVAAALRAEMCIFITDVNGIRNGTKTIEHITESEITQMIDQGTIYGGMIPKVQAALSAKKQGASTILITSGVSRFFADEKWQGTFLGAEERVM
- a CDS encoding IS1595 family transposase yields the protein MGKAFSNLLKYIDKLPHTQKEQVYQWVKRYVDPSSSAGGRLIDEMRETRFKEGFECPHCSSEHVVRFGKYKGRQRYQCKCCSKTFTDTTNTVLYRTRKANEWITFVDCMFKGYSLRKSAEIVGVTWVTLFYWRHKLLNALKQMDFDHFEGIVEMDETYFLYSQKGQRSIIERKPRKRGGKSKQRGISHEQVCVLVARDRTKATVSKVACMGRIIKLKVDALIGSKLSKDNVIVTDAWRAYKTYAKEKGLEHYRIKSDGGKHVIKGLYHIQNVNGLHSRLKQWIGRFKGVATKYLDNYLSWFLFVDSRSNESTKQHIKEFLLTSFVFEMTDTYDSLRLAKFSVK
- a CDS encoding GNAT family N-acetyltransferase, with translation MEADPSRQQIEKYSDTGYTFELLSDDDIAGIIIVTPKTTERVEIMNLSVDEKWRGRGYAKALIEYACSFSAAKGYRIAEIGTGNSSIYQLALYQKVGFRIMGIDHDYFSRNYPEPIYENGMLCRDMIRLERKLQLNK